In a genomic window of Gossypium arboreum isolate Shixiya-1 chromosome 7, ASM2569848v2, whole genome shotgun sequence:
- the LOC108484114 gene encoding protein PEROXIN-4 isoform X1, protein MQASRARLFKEYKEVQREKTADPDIQLVCDDSNIFKWTALIKGPSETPYEGGVFQLAFAVPEQYPLQPPQVRFLTKIFHPNVHFKTGEICLDILKNAWSPAWTLQSVCRAIIALMAHPEPDSPLNCDSGNLLRSGDMRGFQSMARMYTRLAAMPKKG, encoded by the exons ATGCAG GCATCAAGGGCAAGGTTGTTTAAGGAATACAAAGAGGTGCAGCGAGAAAAGACGGCGGATCCCGATATTCAGCTTGTTTGTGATGATTCCAACATATTTAAATGGACTGCTCTAATCAAG gGACCATCTGAGACACCTTATGAAGGTGGAGTGTTTCAGCTTGCATTCGCTGTTCCTGAGCAGTACCCTTTGCAACCCCCTCAAGTGCGGTTCTTGACAAAAATATTTCACCCCAATGTGCATTTTAAG ACAGGAGAGATCTGCCTTGATATATTGAAGAATGCATGGAGTCCTGCTTGGACACTTCAATCTGTTTGTAGGGCTATAATAGCCTTAATGGCTCATCCAGAACCCGATAGCCCTCTTAATTGTGATTCTG GCAATCTTTTAAGGTCTGGTGATATGAGGGGATTCCAGTCCATGGCAAGAATGTACACCAGACTTGCTGCCATGCCTAAAAAAGGGTGA
- the LOC108484114 gene encoding protein PEROXIN-4 isoform X2 translates to MKASRARLFKEYKEVQREKTADPDIQLVCDDSNIFKWTALIKGPSETPYEGGVFQLAFAVPEQYPLQPPQVRFLTKIFHPNVHFKTGEICLDILKNAWSPAWTLQSVCRAIIALMAHPEPDSPLNCDSGNLLRSGDMRGFQSMARMYTRLAAMPKKG, encoded by the exons ATGAAGGCATCAAGGGCAAGGTTGTTTAAGGAATACAAAGAGGTGCAGCGAGAAAAGACGGCGGATCCCGATATTCAGCTTGTTTGTGATGATTCCAACATATTTAAATGGACTGCTCTAATCAAG gGACCATCTGAGACACCTTATGAAGGTGGAGTGTTTCAGCTTGCATTCGCTGTTCCTGAGCAGTACCCTTTGCAACCCCCTCAAGTGCGGTTCTTGACAAAAATATTTCACCCCAATGTGCATTTTAAG ACAGGAGAGATCTGCCTTGATATATTGAAGAATGCATGGAGTCCTGCTTGGACACTTCAATCTGTTTGTAGGGCTATAATAGCCTTAATGGCTCATCCAGAACCCGATAGCCCTCTTAATTGTGATTCTG GCAATCTTTTAAGGTCTGGTGATATGAGGGGATTCCAGTCCATGGCAAGAATGTACACCAGACTTGCTGCCATGCCTAAAAAAGGGTGA
- the LOC108452945 gene encoding TOM1-like protein 9 yields the protein MVNSMVERATSDLLIGPDWARNIEICDMLNHDPGQAKDVVKGIKKKLGSKNPKVQLLALTLLETIIKNCGDIVHMHVAERDVLHEMVRIVKKKPDFNVKEKILILIDTWQEAFGGARARYPQYYVAYQELLRLGAVFPPRSERSAPVLTPPQTQPLSSYPPNIRNSDRQDTAESSAESEFPTLSLTEIQNARGIMDVLSEMLNAIDPGNKEGLRQEVIVDLVEQCRTYKQRVVHLVNSTSDESLLCQGLALNDDLQRVLARHEAIASGTPSQANKPKPEPAKELVNVGSPLIDTGDSSKQSEGRSTSSTVTSSPFNQLLLPAPPATNGSTPPPAANPKMDLLSGDDFNSPKADNSLALVSLGEPQQAPPASQQNALVLFDMFSDGSNTSNSVNTQSSGLAGQTNPLTPQIQQQHQQQHNFHANGTAPNMGAPPQYEQPYAQGTVPAWNGQLVQQQQPPSPVNGAESSGSLPPPPWEAQAADSSPVAGAQHPQYVGSDQMAGVYIQPTTTGHLPTTNNHVALGNQFAGYHPQPIQGAPQYTGMLPQQMPVGQMSSMYPHQMPTGQMGSMYPQQVLGAQMGSMYPQQMPAGQMGSMYPQQMYGNQMGAYGYGQQQYLNQQMYGLSIRDDNALRNSSYQVSTSSYVPPSKPSKPEDKLFGDLVDMAKIKSTKTTPGRAGSM from the exons ATGGTGAACTCTATGGTAGAGAGAGCTACGAGTGACTTGCTGATCGGGCCTGATTGGGCTAGGAATATCGAGATCTGCGATATGCTTAATCACGACCCTGG GCAAGCAAAAGATGTTGTGAAAGGCATAAAGAAGAAGCTTGGAAGTAAAAATCCTAAAGTTCAACTTCTTGCACTAACT CTGCTAGAAACTATCATAAAAAACTGTGGGGACATTGTCCACATGCACGTTGCAGAGAGGGATGTTCTTCATGAGATGGTTAGAATAGTCAAGAAAAAG CCCGACTTTAATGTTAAAGAGAAGATATTGATTCTGATTGACACTTGGCAAGAAGCTTTTGGAGGTGCGAGGGCAAGATATCCACAATACTATGTTGCCTACCAAGAGTTGTTG CGTCTTGGTGCAGTATTCCCACCAAGATCTGAGAGGTCTGCGCCCGTACTTACTCCTCCTCAAACACAACCTTTGTCTTCTTATCCTCCAAATATTCGCAATTCTGATCGGCAAGACACAGCTGAGTCTTCTGCGGAGTCAGAGTTTCCAACCCTGAG TTTGACAGAAATTCAGAATGCGCGTGGTATTATGGATGTTCTATCAGAAATGCTAAATGCAATAGATCCCGGAAACAAGGAG GGACTTAGGCAAGAGGTGATTGTTGATTTGGTGGAGCAGTGCCGTACTTACAAACAAAGAGTTGTACACCTTGTTAATTCAACATC GGATGAGTCACTTTTATGTCAAGGTTTAGCATTGAATGATGATTTGCAACGCGTACTAGCAAGGCATGAAGCAATAGCTTCAGGAACTCCTTCTCAAGCAAACAAACCTAAGCCTGAACCTGCAAAAGAACTTGTGAATGTCGGTAGTCCACTAATTGATACTGGAGACAGTAGCAAGCAGTCTGAGGGGAG ATCCACTTCAAGCACTGTTACAAGTTCACCATTTAATCAGTTACTGCTTCCTGCTCCTCCTGCAACTAATGGTTCAACTCCTCCACCAGCTGCCAATCCCAAAATGGACTTGCTTAGTGGTGATGACTTCAATTCACCTAAGGCAGATAATTCACTGGCCCTTGTTTCTTTGGGTGAACCACAACAAGCACCTCCTGCATCACAGCAGAATGCCCTCGTTCTCTTTGATATGTTCTCTGATGGTAGCAACACCTCCAATTCTGTTAACACACAGTCTTCAGGTTTGGCTGGACAAACCAACCCTTTGACTCCTCAAATTCAGCAGCAGCACCAGCAGCAGCACAATTTTCATGCAAATGGAACTGCACCAAACATGGGAGCACCTCCTCAATATGAGCAGCCATATGCTCAAGGCACCGTTCCTGCCTGGAATGGTCAGCTGGTTCAGCAGCAACAGCCACCCTCACCAGTCAATG GTGCTGAGAGCAGTGGCTCACTACCACCACCACCCTGGGAAGCACAGGCAGCAGACTCTAGCCCAGTTGCAGGTGCTCAGCATCCCCAGTATGTGGGAAGTGATCAAATGGCGGGTGTGTACATTCAGCCAACCACAACTGGTCATTTACCAACGACTAATAATCATGTGGCTCTGGGAAACCAGTTTGCTGGTTATCATCCACAGCCAATCCAGGGAGCACCACAGTATACAGGCATGCTTCCACAGCAAATGCCTGTGGGCCAGATGAGTTCCATGTATCCTCATCAAATGCCAACGGGCCAGATGGGTTCAATGTATCCTCAGCAAGTGCTGGGGGCCCAGATGGGTTCAATGTATCCTCAGCAAATGCCAGCTGGCCAGATGGGTTCGATGTATCCTCAGCAAATGTATGGCAACCAAATGGGAGCATATGGGTATGGTCAGCAACAGTATCTCAATCAGCAAATGTATGGGCTATCCATCCGAGATGACAATGCCCTGAGAAACTCTTCCTACCAGGTTTCCACTTCATCTTACGTTCCGCCTAGTAAGCCTTCAAAACCTGAGGATAAGCTGTTTGGGGACCTTGTTGACATGGCTAAAATTAAATCAACAAAAACCACTCCTGGAAGAGCTGGTAGCATGTGA